From a region of the Mycolicibacterium sp. MU0050 genome:
- a CDS encoding diiron oxygenase yields MTASVSASTGPTREQVAERLLKGSVKKSYEPVVDIDWDAPLDPDKFFLPPQTVTLYGTPQWDALSREQQIELSRQELVNILSAGIWFENILNQALLRDLMHRNPTASTTHYALTELGDETRHMIMFGKTIQRIGGTPVRPKLFQRIIINALPLVFRGPLLWGAALVGEELFDALQRQTLEDPELQPIVQRLMRIHVAEEARHIQFARDGLRKTVPVMPWYRKMLLANLHGVGGPFYRMLFTLPIQYSRVGLDGKQMRRVARSNPHFRDKCVSAFAPLAEFFEDVGLMGRLGRFMWRRAGFL; encoded by the coding sequence ATGACTGCGTCAGTGTCAGCCTCCACCGGACCCACCCGCGAGCAGGTCGCCGAGCGACTGCTCAAGGGCTCGGTGAAGAAGTCGTATGAACCCGTCGTCGACATCGACTGGGACGCGCCGCTGGACCCGGACAAGTTCTTCCTGCCGCCGCAGACGGTCACGCTCTACGGCACCCCGCAGTGGGACGCGCTGAGCCGCGAGCAGCAGATCGAACTGTCCCGGCAGGAACTGGTCAACATCCTGTCGGCCGGCATCTGGTTCGAGAACATCCTCAACCAGGCGTTGCTGCGGGACCTGATGCACCGCAATCCCACCGCCAGCACCACGCACTATGCGCTGACCGAACTCGGCGACGAGACCCGCCATATGATCATGTTCGGCAAGACCATCCAGCGGATCGGCGGCACCCCGGTGCGGCCCAAGCTGTTTCAGCGCATCATCATCAACGCCCTGCCGCTGGTCTTCCGGGGCCCGCTGCTGTGGGGCGCGGCGCTGGTCGGCGAGGAACTTTTCGACGCCCTGCAGCGGCAGACCCTGGAGGATCCCGAGCTGCAGCCGATTGTGCAGCGCCTCATGCGAATTCATGTCGCGGAGGAAGCCCGCCACATCCAGTTCGCCCGCGACGGCCTGCGCAAGACGGTGCCCGTCATGCCGTGGTACCGCAAGATGCTGCTCGCCAACCTGCACGGCGTCGGGGGCCCGTTCTATCGAATGCTGTTCACCCTGCCGATCCAGTACTCCCGGGTCGGCTTGGACGGCAAGCAGATGCGCCGGGTGGCGCGGTCCAACCCGCACTTCCGGGACAAGTGCGTGTCCGCCTTTGCGCCGCTGGCCGAGTTCTTCGAGGACGTCGGGCTGATGGGTCGGCTGGGCCGGTTCATGTGGCGGCGGGCCGGGTTCCTGTGA